Sequence from the Halorussus sp. MSC15.2 genome:
TCAACTGTGATAATGATATCGGGGTTTTATGTCCTACGTCCGAGAAAAGAAGGCCAGAAGAGAACCATGTTCGACATCGAAAACGGGCGGGTCGACCGCGGTCAGGTCGGCATCGGCACCCTCATCGTGTTCATCGCGATGGTGCTGGTCGCCGCAATCGCGGCGGGCGTCCTCATCAATACGGCGGGCTTCCTCCAGACGAAGTCCGAGCAGACGGGCGAGGAATCGACGGCACAGGTGACCAACCGCGTAAACGTCGTCAGTACGACCGGGACGGTCGGTAACGACGAATCGATTCACACCGTGGACCTGACGGTGATGAAGAGTTCCGGGTCCGGCGACGTGAACCTCTCGACCGCCACGGT
This genomic interval carries:
- a CDS encoding archaellin/type IV pilin N-terminal domain-containing protein; protein product: MFDIENGRVDRGQVGIGTLIVFIAMVLVAAIAAGVLINTAGFLQTKSEQTGEESTAQVTNRVNVVSTTGTVGNDESIHTVDLTVMKSSGSGDVNLSTATVEWLGPDNAAILTKGDVANDTQFSVSAIKDIGDTAPVLVDQADRFQVTLDATALTDKSHGLKEAEDFTIKIVTSAGAVTYHHNVPQTLTNKKAVQL